In the genome of Desulfonauticus submarinus, the window ATAAAAATAATACACTGGCCCATATTCTCTAAACTTTAACCCCACGATCTTCTTCATACCTCACACCTCTTAAAAGGCCAGCTTTTAAACAAGCAACCTTTTATGTCCTCCCTTTTTTATTTGATATTTTCTTTTAATCTCTTGTAAACTTCTTTAGCAGCCTTTCTACCCGCTCCCATAGCAAGCACTACTGTAGCCGAACCTGTAACAATATCTCCTCCTGCAAATACATTCGGAATATTTGTTTCTCCTGTTTCAGGATTTACTTCTACATATCCCCATTTATTTAACTTCAAATTAGGTGTGGCCTGCAATAAAAGTGGATTAGAACGGGTTCCTACAGCAATAATAGCTAAATCTGTTTTTATTTCTTCTATTTCTCCGTCTATAGGAATAGGACGTCTTCTGCCTGACTCATCAGGCTCTCCTAATTTCATTTTCTGAATAACCAACGAGCTTAAGCGCCCATCCTCATCTCCCTTAAAGGCCACAGGCGAAGACAATACTTTTAATTGAACTCCTTCTTCCAAGGCATGATGCAGCTCTTCTAATCGAGCAGGCATTTCTTTTTGAGTGCGTCTATATACAATATAGACATTTTTAGCCCCCAGTCTAAGCGCTGTTCTAGCAGCATCCATAGCAACATTGCCTCCTCCAATTACTACTACATTATTACCTTCTGGAAGAGGTGTATCAAACTCAGGAAACTTATATGCTCTCATTAAATTTACTCTAGTAAGATATTCATTAGCAGAATAAACACCTATAAGATTTTCTCCTTCCAAGCCTAAAAACTTGGGTAATCCTGCCCCAACTCCAATAAAAATCGCCTTATATCCTTGGGCAAAAAGATCATTTATATCTAACGTTGCCCCAATAACATAATTTGTTTTAATCTCTACTCCCTGAGCCTTTAAAGCCTCCAATTCTGTATGAACTATTTTCTTTGGCAAACGAAACTCTGGTATTCCATAAGTCAATACTCCGCCAGGCTCGTGCAATGCCTCAAAAATAGTTACTTTTATTCCTCTTGACGCCAAATAACCTGCAAAAGTTAAACTACTTGGTCCAGAACCAATGGCCGCCACTTTAAGATTAGAATCAATCACAGGACAACTAGATGTGCCACTTAAAGCATCACAAGGATGTTTAGCATAATAAGAATCCGCCACAAATCGCTCTAATCTGCCAATAGCAATAGGTTGACCTGTAGGTTTTAATTTACAATGTCCCTCACATTGATTTTCTTGAGGACACACCCTGCCACATACCGCGGGCAAGCTATTAGTCTCTTGAATAGTTTTATAAGCAGACTCAATATCTCCCTTGGCTACAAAGTAAATAAATTGCTTGCAATCTACCTCCACAGGACAACCCTGCTGGCACGTAGGATTCTTACATTGCAAACACCTTTTAGCCTCTTCTATTGCCTGTTCTAAACTATACCCAAGAGCTACTTCATTAAAATTTTTTACCCTTTTAGCAGGGTCTTGCTCTGGCATTGAAACCCTTGACTTTATTTTTTTAGTTTTTTTCTTTTCCATGGCACTCACAAAAATGATTATAAGATATTTGTTCTTGTTTTACATAAGACCTAAGCCTTAACATAAGCTCATCAAAATCCACTTCATGGGCATCAAATTCTGGCCCCTCCACACATGCAAACCTAATTCTTCCACCTACGCTCACTCTACATGCCCCACACATGCCAATCCCATCGACCATAATAGAATTTAAACTAACTGTAGTAGGAACAGAGTATTTTTTAGTCAGTTCAGATACAGCCTTCATCATAGGAACAGGTCCTACTGCAACAACTTCTTTTACTTCATGAGACTTTAAATAGTCTTCCAAAACTTGAGTAACTAACCCTTTTTTCCCTTTAGAACCATCATCTGTAGCCACCAAAACCTTATGACTAAATTTAGAAAGTTCCTCTTCAAACAATAAAAGGTCTTTACTCCTCGCACCTATAACAGAAATAACTTTATTTCCAACTTGTGCATGGCCTTTGGCTATGTGGTGCATAGCAGCAATCCCTGTTCCGCCTCCCACACACACCACTTCACCTTTTTTTTCTATCCTAGTCGGTTTTCCCAAAGGACCACACACATCTAAAATTTCATCTCCAACTTGAAAAGTCTCTAAATGGGCAGTAGTTTTACCAACTACTAAATAAACTATTGTAATAGTCCCTTCTGCTGGAGATTTATCTGCAATGGTTAAAG includes:
- the gltA gene encoding NADPH-dependent glutamate synthase, translated to MPEQDPAKRVKNFNEVALGYSLEQAIEEAKRCLQCKNPTCQQGCPVEVDCKQFIYFVAKGDIESAYKTIQETNSLPAVCGRVCPQENQCEGHCKLKPTGQPIAIGRLERFVADSYYAKHPCDALSGTSSCPVIDSNLKVAAIGSGPSSLTFAGYLASRGIKVTIFEALHEPGGVLTYGIPEFRLPKKIVHTELEALKAQGVEIKTNYVIGATLDINDLFAQGYKAIFIGVGAGLPKFLGLEGENLIGVYSANEYLTRVNLMRAYKFPEFDTPLPEGNNVVVIGGGNVAMDAARTALRLGAKNVYIVYRRTQKEMPARLEELHHALEEGVQLKVLSSPVAFKGDEDGRLSSLVIQKMKLGEPDESGRRRPIPIDGEIEEIKTDLAIIAVGTRSNPLLLQATPNLKLNKWGYVEVNPETGETNIPNVFAGGDIVTGSATVVLAMGAGRKAAKEVYKRLKENIK
- a CDS encoding sulfide/dihydroorotate dehydrogenase-like FAD/NAD-binding protein; translated protein: MGFKIVKKRELIPNRVSELTIYAPDIASKARPGNFVILRIFPKGERIPLTIADKSPAEGTITIVYLVVGKTTAHLETFQVGDEILDVCGPLGKPTRIEKKGEVVCVGGGTGIAAMHHIAKGHAQVGNKVISVIGARSKDLLLFEEELSKFSHKVLVATDDGSKGKKGLVTQVLEDYLKSHEVKEVVAVGPVPMMKAVSELTKKYSVPTTVSLNSIMVDGIGMCGACRVSVGGRIRFACVEGPEFDAHEVDFDELMLRLRSYVKQEQISYNHFCECHGKEKN